TCGGCCAGGCGCGAGCCGGCCTCGAGGAGCGTGACGACGAACGCCGCGTCACCGCTTCTCGGAAGGCCAGGGTCGGCGTTCGCGTCCGTATCCGCGTCCGAATCGACGAGACGAGTTCCCGGATAGTCGTCCGCCGGTGGGAGTGCGGAGTACGGAACGTCGGCACCCCCTCCGTTCGCACCGCCGTCGGTACGGCGAGTCATCGGCTCGAGCGCTCCCCGTTCTCCCCAGCGCTCCTGCTCCAGTAACTCGAGGCCGTCGACGATTTCCTCGCGGAACGCCCGATCGTAGGTGAGTTCGAACGTCGCGGTCCCACCCTCGGTGAACCGTCTCGCGAGGGAGCCGGTTCGACGCGTCGGAAGCGGCGGCAGGTCGACCCCGACGGTGTACGTGCCGTCGTCCGGCAGGGCGACGTTGTCGCCGAAATGGACGCCCATCTCCTGTGAGAGCATGGGCCACAGCGACCGCGACGTGATCTCGTCGCCGTTCCGCGAGACCGTCACTCTCGGTTCGGCATCGCCGGGAAGGACGAGTCCGGTCTCCGGATCCCAGCAGACGAGCATGAGATGAACGCCGCGACCGGCAGGGGGCTCGACGATCCGTCGATAGGACCCGGTGACGACCCAGAACGGATGCGGGTACGTGAGCAACGGTGCCAGCGCGTAGTCACCGGCCTCGATCGGCTCGAGGATCCGCATCGATTTCCGATGTCCCGGGAGATAGACCGCCGCTGGTGGATCCTCGATCCGCGGAACCGGCGCGGTTCCCCCGCCGGTCTCGTCGCCGGTGTCCGCTCCGTTCCCGCTCTCGGCATCGTCGGTCGCCTCGCCGGACTCGCCGCTGGGCGCTCCACAGCCCGCGACGGCGAGCCCGACCGGAACCGCAGTCGTCCGCCGGAGGAACGTTCGTCGGTCCATATCTCCTGTCGCCTCGATCTCCCTCGGTCAGTCGTTCGTCAGTAGTGCCACGGGAAGTCGTCGAAGTCTGGATCGCGACCCTCGACGAAGGCATCCCGACCTTCCGCCGCTTCGTCGGTCATGTAGCCCAGCCGCGTGGCCTCGCCGGCGAAGACCTGCTGGCCGACCATCCCGTCGTCGGTCATGTTGAACGCGTACTTGAGCATCCGCATCGCCGTCGGGCTCTTCGAGTTGATGCGCTGCCCCCACTCGAGGGCGGTCTCCTCGAGTTCCCCGTGGGGAACGGCCTCGTTGACCATTCCCATTTCCGCGGCTTCCTCGGCGTCGTAGGTCTTCCCGAGGAAGAACACCTCGCGGGCCTTCTTCTGGCCGATCTGTTTGGCGAGATACGCCGAGCCGAAGCCGGCGTCGTAGCTCGCCACGTCGGGATCCGTCTGGAGGAACTTCGCGTGCTCTTCGCTCGCGAGCGTGAGGTCGCAAACGACGTGCAGCGAGTGGCCGCCGCCGACGGCCCAGCCCGGCACGACGGCGACGACCACCTTCGGGATATGGCGGATCAGGCGCTGGACCTCGAGAATGTGCAGTCGGCCCTGCTCGGACGTGCGTGTTCGCGGACTTTGTCCGCTCGCATTGTCCGAGGCGCGTTGCGCCTCGCTCTCCTCGTCACCTTCGTACTGATACCCGTCTTCGCCCCGAACCGTCTGGTCGCCGCCGGAACAGAACGCCCAGCCGCCGTCCTTCGAGGACGGGCCGTTCCCCGTGAGCAGGATGCAACCCACGTCGGTCTGGCGCTTGGCGTGATCCAGCGCGTCGTACAGCTCGTCGACGGTCCCCGGCCGGAAGGCGTTGCGAACGTCCGGTCGATCGAACGCGATCCGAACCGTGCCGGAGTCGACCGCGCGGTGGTAGGTGATGTCCTGAAACTCGCGATCGAGGGGGTCGACCGGCTCCCACCGGTCCGCATCGAAGAGTTCCGAAACCATTTGCTCGAATTTCGTCGTCGATAGGTGAAATAGGTTCGCGTCGCCGACCGGAGTCGCGTCGCTGAGGGAGATTTTGTATAGCATTCATGGGTTTATTTGGTAGATACCAGCCGCCTCCCTCCAGCAAGCCGACAGAACTGTCGGTCTCGACGACAGTCGTCTCGCCCGAGCAGTTTTTTACTCACCCGTTCAATCACCAATGTGATGGGGGAGACGTATTACGAGGTGCTCGAGATCGATCCGGACGCGACTCACGACGAGATCGAGTCCGCCTATCGCGAACGAGTCCTCGATACCCACCCCGACCACTCCGACGATCCCGACGCGGC
This portion of the Natrinema salinisoli genome encodes:
- a CDS encoding iron transporter, which translates into the protein MDRRTFLRRTTAVPVGLAVAGCGAPSGESGEATDDAESGNGADTGDETGGGTAPVPRIEDPPAAVYLPGHRKSMRILEPIEAGDYALAPLLTYPHPFWVVTGSYRRIVEPPAGRGVHLMLVCWDPETGLVLPGDAEPRVTVSRNGDEITSRSLWPMLSQEMGVHFGDNVALPDDGTYTVGVDLPPLPTRRTGSLARRFTEGGTATFELTYDRAFREEIVDGLELLEQERWGERGALEPMTRRTDGGANGGGADVPYSALPPADDYPGTRLVDSDADTDANADPGLPRSGDAAFVVTLLEAGSRLADGEERYLLVSPRTPYNRVPLVNMSMRAVIGRNGSTVVDRQLEGTLDAAFGLSYGRSIPDVRPGDSVRIVIESSPQAARHQGYETAFFDMGSLEVAIPPT
- a CDS encoding 1,4-dihydroxy-2-naphthoyl-CoA synthase, producing MVSELFDADRWEPVDPLDREFQDITYHRAVDSGTVRIAFDRPDVRNAFRPGTVDELYDALDHAKRQTDVGCILLTGNGPSSKDGGWAFCSGGDQTVRGEDGYQYEGDEESEAQRASDNASGQSPRTRTSEQGRLHILEVQRLIRHIPKVVVAVVPGWAVGGGHSLHVVCDLTLASEEHAKFLQTDPDVASYDAGFGSAYLAKQIGQKKAREVFFLGKTYDAEEAAEMGMVNEAVPHGELEETALEWGQRINSKSPTAMRMLKYAFNMTDDGMVGQQVFAGEATRLGYMTDEAAEGRDAFVEGRDPDFDDFPWHY